A single genomic interval of Streptomyces showdoensis harbors:
- a CDS encoding thymidine kinase, whose protein sequence is MPELVFFSGTMDCGKSTLALQITHNRSARGLQSVIFTRQDRAGEGKLSSRLGLVTDAVEVTDAMDLYAYVVGELSQGGKADYVIVDEAQFLASEQIDQLARIVDDLDMDVFAFGITTDFRTKLFPGSQRLIELADRVEQLQVEALCWCGARATHNARTVDGEMVVEGEQVVVGDVNRPVEVGYEVLCRRHHRRRMTSASAHAAALSPDVLPVNRA, encoded by the coding sequence ATGCCCGAGCTGGTGTTCTTCTCCGGAACGATGGACTGCGGGAAGAGCACGCTGGCGCTGCAAATCACACACAACCGCTCCGCCCGCGGTCTGCAGAGTGTGATCTTCACCCGCCAGGACCGTGCCGGCGAGGGTAAGCTCTCGTCCCGCCTGGGTCTCGTCACCGACGCGGTCGAGGTGACCGATGCGATGGACTTGTACGCGTACGTGGTCGGCGAGCTGTCCCAGGGTGGAAAAGCAGACTATGTGATCGTGGACGAGGCCCAGTTCCTGGCGTCGGAGCAGATCGACCAGCTGGCCCGGATCGTGGACGACCTCGACATGGACGTCTTCGCCTTCGGGATCACGACGGACTTCCGTACGAAGCTCTTTCCAGGCTCGCAGCGCCTCATCGAACTCGCGGACCGCGTCGAGCAGCTCCAGGTGGAGGCGCTGTGCTGGTGCGGCGCACGTGCCACTCACAACGCCCGTACGGTCGACGGGGAGATGGTCGTCGAGGGCGAGCAGGTCGTCGTCGGCGACGTCAACCGCCCTGTGGAGGTCGGCTACGAGGTCCTGTGCCGGCGCCACCACCGTCGCCGCATGACCTCAGCCTCTGCGCACGCCGCCGCCCTCTCCCCGGACGTCCTCCCCGTCAATCGCGCCTGA